In a genomic window of Rhododendron vialii isolate Sample 1 chromosome 12a, ASM3025357v1:
- the LOC131309990 gene encoding E3 ubiquitin-protein ligase AIRP2-like gives MWQKQPHKSSYRESIKTLEADVQHANTLAAALPTDYDGDCIQFKLSYSTFAPFLLFLIEWLDYSCTDSLPSYLGILHILVYKVYIDGMPTMSSQDRKATLREFYAVVYPSLQQLEGFVNVLVQDNNSRTQFPEALGIEAIEGKRDLSGTNNIERDDECGICMECCTKIVLPDCGHSMCNRCFHEWSFRSESCPFCRGCLKRVGSRDLWVLTSPDDVIDIISLAKENFRLFYTYIENLPLMVPEPHLFLYDYLI, from the exons ATGTGGCAGAAACAGCCCCACAAATCTTCTTACAGAGAATCCATCAAAACCCTTGAAGCTGATGTTCAACATGCCAATACCCT GGCGGCTGCTTTACCAACAGATTACGATGGAGATTGTATTCAGTTTAAGTTGTCTTACAGCACCTTTGCTCCCTTCTTGCTGTTTTTGATAGAATGGCTGGACTATAGTTGTACAGATAGTCTCCCAAGTTATTTAGGcattcttcacatacttgtatatAAG GTATATATTGATGGTATGCCAACAATGTCGTCACAAGATAGGAAAGCTACTCTGAGGGAATTTTATG CTGTTGTGTATCCTTCACTTCAGCAACTTGAAGGCTTTGTCAATGTGTTGGTGCAAGACAATAACAGTAGAACTCAATTCCCTGAAGCTTTGGGTATCGAGGCAATAGAAGGGAAGAGGGATTTATCTGGTACTAACAACATTGAGAGAGATGATGAATGCGGGATTTGTATGGAATGTTGCACCAAGATTGTATTACCCGATTGTGGCCACTCCATGTGCAACAGATGCTTCCACGAATG GAGTTTCCGGTCTGAATCATGTCCCTTTTGTCGAGGCTGTCTGAAGAGAGTAGGCTCCAGAGATTTATGGGTGTTGACTAGTCCCGATGATGTTATCGACATTATTTCTCTGGCAAAGGAGAATTTTAGGCTCTTCTATACATACATTGAGAACTTGCCACTCATGGTGCCTGAACCGCATTTGTTTCTCTATGATTACCTGATCTAG